In Rhodanobacter denitrificans, a single window of DNA contains:
- a CDS encoding TonB-dependent receptor has protein sequence MHVATSLRLAVLAASIAAALPLGAAMAQQAAPAKPQPAKTTELQTVNVTASKRVENMQKVPMALTVLTPDKLAAFGQSGDTVLQLASRAPSVYAETSYGREFPRFYIRGLGNSDFDLNASQPVSMVYDDIVQENPILKGFPLFDLAQVEVLRGPQGTLFGRNSPAGVIKFESVRPSQETSGYARVSYGSLGTANAEAALGGSLGGHWSGRVSALAQHRNDWIDNTFTGQKNALGGYDDRAVRLQALYEDGGFSALINGHARWLEGSAMVNRANAIELGDPSFVPGFDRDKVAQDGRNKQHLFSWGSNLHLAWNLGDLTFTSITGLERATTYSLGDVDGGYGAVFHPPMGPGFIPFPVETADALPHDRQITQEFRLASNGQDKLNWQVGAYWFDEDIAISNFDYATFNNHALDGYAMQTQRTKAWALFGSANYQLADDFELRAGARWSHDSRDFKVDRVLSPIGGGPLQLTAQPHDARWSGDLTGTWTLNPNVNVYARVANGFRAPSVQGRVLFADFISQAKPETITSYELGVKTTGMDNHVRFNADVYGYNMHNQQLTAVGGDINVTRLINAKKTEGYGAEFDLEAYLTPNFVLTAGGSYNFTQLQDPGLAVAVCGSGCTVLDPLNAAGNALVDGNTLPNAPKWIGTLTARYGIPYGESGEFFVYTDWNYRSEVNFFLYDSAEFRGKPLLEGGVRLGYNWDYGRREVALYGRNITDKRAITGAIDFNNRTAFVNDPRIIGVEFRAEL, from the coding sequence ATGCACGTCGCCACTTCGTTGCGTCTCGCCGTACTCGCCGCCAGCATCGCCGCCGCGCTGCCGCTGGGCGCCGCCATGGCGCAGCAGGCCGCGCCGGCCAAGCCGCAGCCGGCCAAGACCACCGAACTGCAGACGGTGAACGTCACCGCCTCCAAGCGGGTGGAGAACATGCAGAAGGTGCCGATGGCGCTGACCGTGCTGACGCCGGACAAGCTGGCGGCGTTCGGCCAGTCCGGCGACACCGTGCTGCAGCTCGCCTCGCGCGCGCCCAGCGTATACGCCGAGACCTCCTACGGCCGCGAGTTCCCGCGCTTCTACATCCGCGGCCTGGGCAACAGCGACTTCGACCTCAACGCCTCGCAGCCGGTGTCGATGGTGTACGACGACATCGTGCAGGAGAACCCGATCCTGAAGGGCTTCCCGCTGTTCGACCTGGCCCAGGTCGAAGTGCTGCGCGGCCCGCAGGGCACGCTGTTCGGGCGCAACTCGCCGGCCGGCGTGATCAAGTTCGAGTCGGTGCGCCCGAGCCAGGAAACCAGCGGTTACGCGCGCGTCTCCTATGGCTCGCTCGGCACCGCGAATGCCGAGGCCGCGCTGGGCGGTTCGCTGGGCGGGCACTGGTCCGGCCGCGTCTCCGCACTGGCGCAGCACCGCAACGACTGGATCGACAACACCTTTACCGGCCAGAAAAACGCGCTGGGCGGCTACGACGACCGCGCCGTGCGGCTGCAGGCGCTGTACGAGGACGGCGGCTTCAGCGCGCTGATCAACGGCCACGCGCGTTGGCTGGAGGGCAGCGCGATGGTCAACCGCGCCAATGCGATCGAGCTGGGCGATCCCAGCTTCGTGCCCGGCTTCGACCGCGACAAGGTGGCGCAGGACGGCCGCAACAAGCAGCACCTGTTCAGCTGGGGCAGCAACCTGCATCTGGCATGGAACCTGGGCGACCTGACCTTCACCTCGATCACCGGGCTGGAACGCGCCACCACCTACAGCCTCGGCGACGTCGACGGCGGCTACGGCGCAGTGTTCCACCCGCCGATGGGCCCGGGCTTCATCCCGTTCCCGGTCGAGACCGCCGACGCGCTGCCGCACGACCGCCAGATCACCCAGGAATTCCGCCTGGCCAGCAACGGCCAGGACAAGCTGAACTGGCAGGTCGGCGCCTACTGGTTCGACGAAGACATCGCGATCAGCAACTTCGACTACGCCACGTTCAACAACCACGCGCTGGACGGCTACGCCATGCAGACCCAGCGCACCAAGGCGTGGGCGCTGTTCGGCTCGGCCAACTACCAGCTCGCCGACGACTTCGAGCTGCGCGCCGGCGCGCGCTGGTCGCACGACTCGCGCGACTTCAAGGTGGACCGCGTGCTGTCGCCGATCGGCGGCGGCCCGCTGCAATTGACCGCGCAGCCGCACGACGCGCGCTGGAGCGGCGACCTCACCGGCACCTGGACGCTGAACCCGAACGTCAACGTGTACGCGCGCGTCGCCAACGGCTTCCGCGCGCCCAGCGTGCAGGGCCGCGTGCTGTTCGCCGACTTCATCTCGCAAGCCAAGCCCGAGACGATCACCAGCTACGAGCTGGGCGTGAAGACCACCGGCATGGACAACCATGTGCGCTTCAACGCGGATGTGTACGGCTACAACATGCACAACCAGCAACTCACCGCGGTGGGCGGCGACATCAACGTCACCCGCCTGATCAACGCGAAGAAGACCGAGGGCTATGGCGCCGAGTTCGACCTGGAGGCCTACCTCACGCCGAACTTCGTGCTCACCGCCGGCGGCAGCTACAACTTCACCCAGCTGCAGGACCCGGGCCTGGCGGTGGCCGTGTGCGGCTCCGGCTGCACCGTGCTCGACCCGCTGAACGCCGCCGGCAATGCGCTGGTCGACGGCAACACCCTGCCGAACGCGCCGAAGTGGATCGGCACGCTCACCGCGCGCTACGGCATCCCCTACGGCGAGAGCGGCGAGTTCTTCGTCTACACCGACTGGAACTACCGCAGCGAAGTGAACTTCTTCCTGTACGACTCGGCCGAGTTCAGGGGCAAGCCGCTGCTCGAGGGCGGCGTGCGGCTCGGCTACAACTGGGACTACGGCCGCCGCGAGGTCGCCCTGTACGGCCGCAACATCACCGACAAGCGGGCGATCACCGGCGCGATCGACTTCAACAACCGCACCGCCTTCGTCAACGACCCGCGCATCATCGGCGTGGAGTTCCGCGCCGAGCTGTAA